From the genome of Watersipora subatra chromosome 9, tzWatSuba1.1, whole genome shotgun sequence:
tattatacacACCATAGTAACCCATGTTAACTTATGTTGCTCTACTAGCTTTGTAGCGCTGTTGACCGAGCCTTGCTAGCTGTGAAGAACAGAAGCAAAGTGAGAATATCTGTCACTAACACAAACAACAAGCTGCTAACTAATACTCAAGCAGCAGAAGTTATTTTGATACAGATACTAAAATTCTTGCTAGATCATTCTGACTCTACTCTGGAAGTTGCTGTTCGAACTGGGGAGAACCTATATGAGGTGAACAAGTTTTTGGCTATGCCTTGCTAGTTATCATTAACTAAACTGAAATATGTATAGTAGATGTGACTTATGGTTTTCTTGTTGCTATAATAAGTTGATATTAACTGTGTAGTAACTGCATGGTACAGACTTAATAGTAGGATACTAGTAACTTTGAGAAAATCATTTGAAAGCCTGTCTTCGAGCTAAACATAATATACGTTAAACATTGATTAGACTGAAATGAGCTGCTGACACAAGATTCAAAAGAATATGTGCTTAAGAATCATTAAAATGCAATTTTTTAGAAGGTTTCTTAAGAGTTTCACATTCTatttaaaagaataatattacaaTGTTTTGTTCTACAAAAAAATTGGAATGTTGGCTCTGAGTGAGGATTTTAATAATATACAGCTCTctaataacatttttcactaACTTCAGTTAATATCAGTTTAAATTGTACTATAGAGCTTCCTTTCTGGTTATCAATGTCTGCATGATCTTCCTGAGTGTATATCTTGATTAGTGGCTAAAATTATATTGACCCAGTGTTATTACACAAGTTAACATTTCATGGAGATATTTTAACACAGATATACATGAGTCTATCACACATGTTGTACAGAGATGTTACACAAAGGTCACAATTTTTAGCTCTCTAATTATCACTGCTGTGAAAATATTCTTACTTCTATTGTCATAGGTCTACAATGATGTCCATTGTCAAATCAAGAGGCAAATAGTTTCACAGCAGATTGAGATCAAAGCCTACTCTAGCGATAGTGGCCAAGCTAGTAAAACTGACCAACTGGGTGAGTATATATGCTTGAAGGAATTTAAGAAAACTGTAGATACCAAGAGCGAGTGTCAAGCCACATCGCTTTGCCTTTTCAACATTCTTGTTATAAATCATGAGAGAGCAAATTAGATGTatctaaaaattaaactgatcTCACAAAgtgtttattaaaattaatccTTGAAGGGGCTAAACTTctaatttattacatataaaatattaaattaaaacaatgGTAATAGTTTAGGGAACCATCTATGAAGTATTTGATAGTGATGTGAATTGCTGCCATAAGTATGTAAAGGTCACCTATTGAATAGTAACAATAGGTATTTCTAGAACACCAACAAAACTACTGAAAAGTTACTAAGAActatgcatctacatgtatgatttctatagaaaaaattgaaaactaggAACAAGATGATTTTAACATACCAATTATTTTGGTGGAgacattgctaaacataatgaACATTTTCAAGTATATAATCTTAAGTGAACTTTCCTCTGTAAGTAACAGATTCAACACACCCGTTATAGTCATTTCAATGGTTTTTTGTTGATACTCTAAGCTAATAATCAGTTTGCAATGGCTGAGTAGCCAACAACGCCCTCTTTCTGAAGCAGAAGCCGTAATTAGGAAAGTTTTTTGATGGAGTTGTATGACcagaatatgtatatacatgtaaatatatttgaaaattatatatttaccaGAATAGTCTGAGTTTGCAATTTTGAATACAGAATAAGTTTGTTGTAAGCTATTTAGCTTTTCGTTTATCTACGCATTTTCTTTTCAATTAAATCAAAAATGTTAGATATTTGCAATATGTAAATGAgttgtaaattataaaaaatatgtatacagGAGTGAGAAAAAACTAATAATTTGATCTAGTTACCACCATTATGCTTCAATTGCTCTCTTTGTATCTCTTAGATGATCCACAGCTAAGTATTTTAAAATCCTACATATTTTTTACCTGTACGACTAAAAGCTTTTAATATTGCTACAGAAGGCTATTTTGAGATCCTTAAACATATTGATGTCGGAGTCTGTAAGTTTGAGATATCTTCAACTAGCCAGGAGTATTGCAAAATCTTTGAGCAGTTGTATCCCTACTTTAAGAATTGGTCACAACTCTTTCTAAGACATCGGTTTACTTATAAGGTAAGATCTATCTAATATCTATACTATTTTG
Proteins encoded in this window:
- the LOC137405276 gene encoding protein mono-ADP-ribosyltransferase PARP12-like; translation: MTLCSAVDRALLAVKNRSKVRISVTNTNNKLLTNTQAAEVILIQILKFLLDHSDSTLEVAVRTGENLYEVYNDVHCQIKRQIVSQQIEIKAYSSDSGQASKTDQLEGYFEILKHIDVGVCKFEISSTSQEYCKIFEQLYPYFKNWSQLFLRHRFTYKISKIQNLILLAQYEAQKRKVEWLLAAEQSTFPAERKLLHATSKTAADKICEEEFNRNFSDSVYGTSLGAGTYFDTEAVVAKYGNKCFFVARVLTGKYYQDNRSVSRVNLLPTYHSTVDNVDNPNIFVVYHDAAAYPEYLIEFTY